CAGTTTTTCCTGCTTGAACATTAAATCTTCTTGCTATTCACTCGTGTAGTCATCAGCCCTGAATGGTGATGCCAGAAGAACGTATATCCAGAGACCAAACAATGTTAGAAACTAGCTCCAAAATAATACTTATAAAACCAAGTGATTGGAAAGCAAATTAGAGAACAGTCCGTTCTTGTTTGGATGTTGTTAAAGACCTAAATATATTAAAGGACCACACTGCGATCTCAAATCACCCACATCAAGCACGTACGAAAACAATCAACATTCAACGTGCATAGTATCTTTTCCCAATTCGATCAAGACAACCAAACCATGGACAGAAtaattaaagtaaaaaaaacagGGTCAGACAAGGCAGTTAAACAAGAGCAATGCTACTCTCCCCACCAGGAGGCTTGCGGACTCCGCCTAGGTAGTCTCTGTTGGCTGCCTTCCCATCAGCAAAGATGTCACTGCCACTCATCTCCCGCAGCTTTGCTGTGCTAAGTGACTTCTCAGCAGACCCTGGAGGGGCATCACCTTTAAAGATATCATTGCCACTAAGCTCTTGAAATTTCTGATTATGTATCTTCTTTGCTGTCTTCATCACTGTTTCCTCACTAAACATCAGATTACTCTGACCTCCCGCAGGCTTTAAATTTGAAAACAAGTTAGATGTCTGAAGGAGAAAAGGTAACAATGAACAGGATATTGCTCACACACACACGTACACAAATCAAATACAAAATCAGTGATCAGGTAGGACCTAATGGGGAAGAGGAAACTTGTCTCAGGACTCAGAACCAACTGAAGACAAACTACCTATCATGTCTTTTCCTGTTCACCATCACCAACATTTTTcataatcccccccccctccaaattATGTGCCACATTGGTAAATATTGTCCATAAGGTTTTATTTGTTGTCCAGTTCCTGCCCTCCCCATGGTTTTAGCAATCGGTCTCATATTGGTATCAGCCGGACCTATACCAATTCCTTGCCGATCCCGTATTGGTACGGACCAAGGGTACAATAgtaaaaaaaactgatttttaaatgAAACCAGGGGCAAATCTGTCCATTATGGGCCAATCCGGATCAGACCGATACCGtatccaataccaattcctaaaTCCCTGGCCCTCCCTGAGCATATCCCACGAGGTTATTAGTTGGTAGGACAAGTACTGACCTTTTGTCTTAAAACAAGTAATCATTTTGGGAGAAATGAAGGAAACCAGGCCTCCAGGggggaaaatagaaacaaagaggtgtgggggagggggagggggagggggaggagggggggggggggaagaacaAGAGGACTCCTTACTATCTCACACAGTTAACTCACTCACATTAGATACTTTGACGGATGTGCGTAGATTTCGTGGTGCTGGTTCACCCATGTCCATGCTCTCTTTCTGCTCCACAGATCGTGCAGCCAATGGTCGAGGTGGAGTCTCGGGAGGAGGTCCAAATATATCATGTCCACTAAGCTCCTTGCACTTAGCATCAGATAGCTGTTTCTTCATTTTTGCATCCAACTCGCTTTCAAGTGTTCCACTTAACTCTCGCTGCTTTGCCACCTCAGGTAGTGATGTTGGTTTCTTAGGGGAGACACTCTCTTCTGTACCAAACGATATCTGGCTGATTCCACGAACAGCTTGCTGAAACACCAACAGTGAAACGAATTTTGGATTAGTTGAATGCAGTAAGCAATTAAAAACACTCTGATTACAATGGATTCTGAAGGACCCCCTGCACCCACTAGACTTGAATAAATAAGCACCTGGTAATGTTGTAACCCTGCTCGGTTACTACTAAGAGTAGGGTTGGCACTGCCAGAATCCGCATCACCGTTTTCACCATCAGCTGCAAAGATACCACTACCAGTCATCTCCTTCCATTTAGACCCGGAGCATGGTTTCCTGAAAGTTGCAGACACTCAGTTCCAGCAAGTGACTTTTCTTTTAACATGTACAGGTTGTACTTTAACTAAACCTAACATTTAGATATCAGAATTTCCTGTTAATCAACAATGAGCTTCCACCTCCTTTTAATTTGCATACATGTGCTTCTCCAAATGAAGACACCTTAATTCATTTATTAGGATGGTACCCTACAGAGTTTGAATTACCCAAATAAAACTAATCTCTCAAACATTCGGATTTTGTCATTCTCATTCCACATGGAATCTTGTTAATGTTATGCTAATATCAGAAATTCAATTTACAACCATTTAACTCCAAGCACAATATTTTGGTAGGTTACATGATCAATTACAACAATCTGATACTGGAGAATTCCAGTGCATCACAAAATACTCCCCATGTTCCAAAAGATTGTGCCTTTCGAAAAAAACAAACATCTAAAGGAATTGTCATCAACGCTTCGACTTCCCATTTCCTACAAATTCTTTTCCAAGTTTGCTCTCATCTTCAATGCAAATCCCAAATTTGGACTAGTGTGATGATGGATAAGATGGAAAAACAACCATAATTCATGCACTAAAATCTTGAAATGAACCAGCATTTTGGAACAACTAAAAAGCCCTCGGTAGACAGTCTTTAACGAACAGAGGGAGTTATTTTCACCTCCAATTGATAAATCAGCACAAGCAAATCCAATAGCATGATCTACAGTTTGGCAAGGATAGTGAAAGGAGCTAATTATAACATCATGACAATACTTAGACCCTGAAGCAAGGTTCGGGGACTTGGGATCAGTGACTACATTGGTTCAGCTGATCCGGATCAGTATCAGATTGCCTGATCCACTATAGTATAACATTATAAAAAATCCACTGAATATTCCACTTTGAAGTTAGAATTAGTCCCAGTCAATCCCTGAAACCACACTGTGATGGAAAAGTATTGTTGTCTATGAGAGTATAGTTAACAAGATGCACCAGTTTAGAAAGTATGTGACTTTTCAGATGTACTAGAGGATTTACAACATATATGCACTTACAAAGGGAGCAAAGAAAAGGATTCTCTCCACCTGAAATAGCCTAAGTAATTAACAAATGTAATAggaacattaaaaaataaaaagagaaagataaagagaagtaaatgagaataaaaatatagTTAGAAACTGGTAAGTAATTTTTTGCCCTTTCTTAGGATCTATTCTCCTACAATTCCTAATCAAGTACCTGCAATAAAAAGTCAATATGCTAAGAGCTAACCCTTATGTACCAAGCATTAGATTGTCTCTAAGCAAGCAACTTATTTAAATTTCTATAATATGTTTGTTTGTAAAATAGCACCAACAATGGGAAAAGAAGTTTGCCCCAGATCCCTTGTGCAAACAGAAGAAAAGGTTATCTAACTAATTATCAGAAAGTATAATTACTACTTAGAGTATAAAGGTAGCAGACCATAATATTCATCATAATGTTCAGTTTATAACAATTCACATCTAAGACATTAGAATTAGATGGTGAGAAACTTCAGCGGTAGCAAGACAGTCAAATATTTAACAAATCCGACCTACTGTTCAACAATGCATAACGTAGAACAAATCAAGAACTCACAATTTCTGTTTCCACCTTCTCAGATGTATCAACACGAATTTTTTTCCAATTCAGATACAGTTTTGAAGTTCATGATCACAGTGAAAATTAGTGCAATTGATAGTTCTGctcataataaaaaattaaaaaggttGTACAATGGAAGTAACAGTTTATTTACTATCATAGTAACAttaaaaaacaatattttttttttgggggggggtcaaaaataaggaaagaaacaaTTGGAGGGAGTGTTGCAATTTCAAAAACAATTATATTGGCCAAGCAAAACTACATATGGATCCAATTTGAAACAGTATCACGCAAAATCATTCTCTACCTCACTCTAGAAACTATGGGTAAAAAATAGCATTGGCTTCTTAAGCCCTTGTATTGGCCACTATTAAAATATTATATGTACAACACATTAATACGATATATTGGACTGAAGGCCACTTAGCTGTCGAGGAGACTAAGATTAGCTGAAACAGCTACTTgcagaaaaaggaaaacatatAAATTCAGAAGTAATGCAcaatggatgaagtagagactGAGGACAGACCTTACCAAATCCAATTTTATGGAACGTAACATCACAATATTTTCAAGCCAAAGAAAATGTCATACAAGATTGTTTGCAATCAATTAGAATTTATGTACTTACCataatcaaagattaaagaacaaaaaactaAATGATAAGCACATAATGACCGGAATACTGtttgaaatataattttacGAAGAGTATccataaaaatgtttaaatattattaaaatcatGACATATGTCAATAAATCCCtgttatccatttttttttaaaaatacaatGATAGAAATCTGGACCATCTTGTACACCTAATTAGGTTTTCCCTGCAAGCACAATAATACTAAAATTACCGCATGTTCCAATCATTGAATTTCCATGGTGCATTGCATTAGATACTTATATATTTGATGTCAATCACAAAGTTAGAGATTTCTTTTTGGCAAAGTTCTTCTAGTCTGGCAAGATTAGAAGGCATCACTAGTTCAGCACCAAGTTTTGCCACGTGTAAGGGCACTGTGGCAATTTGAATTGCAGGAATATATAGGAAATGATCTAGATGGCCTCATGTCAATTTTCAGATTCAAATTCAAGTGTAGGCCCTCCCAGATATTGGCATATCCTGATATCCCTTGTATTTTCAGCAATCCATTTCATTTCTTAGAGggttttcaaagctttattttgctaAAAATTGAATAGGTGCTTAAGGGTCTTTACCtgttcacaaaatttcagctttaTTAAATTTACTACATGGCAAATATTGGTGCCGGATTGGAGAAACTCTCCAGACCTGCTAGACTATAAAAtttccctcttttccttttcacAAATTCAAAAAACTACCATAGACAGCATCGACTCACCACTGCAATAGTAAATAAGTTCCAAATGTTGCACAGTATGGTTATCAGCACTTTATAAACGAAGAAGTAGAATTATCGTCTCTAGCAAAATGCTCATCCATAAGTAAGTATGAATACGCTAAGAATATGTTCAGAGCTAGATCGGGACACAATGATCATAGTTTCAGCATATCTAAGGAACCTGATCTGGCAAAGACTCATCGTATAATTTCACAAAAGTTCAATTTAAAGAGATCTCTGAGATCTGAAGGGCAAAAAATGGAATCTAGAGGGGAGGTAGAGAAAGACTTTGCATGATACTGTTTCAAATCCGATATGCTCGCAGAACAAGCATACCAAAGATAAATAACTACGCAGAAACGGAAAAATGTTGAAAACGTAACACTGTTAACAGATCCAAAAGCGCATGCAGTCCAAAGCGACCAAAAAACCTCAGAATCGGAAATCAGAAAACGCGAAAACCGTGATCAATGCAGGCAAAAGGCGTAACAGGGTAGAACAGAACCTCTATACAAGCTCATCAATAGAGAACGTCTAGCCATAAAGTCCGAGAGTAAAGCAAATTTCCAAACCAGGAGCaatcaaaacacaaacaaaacccTTGATACATTCAGACTCGGCTACAATCTCACCTTTTATTCAAGCTCTCAGCTTCCTCATCAGTCACCTGTCCTCCGGAAAGAACCTTGCTGATCCTACTTGACGGCTGCAATTTTCCgaacaatgaagaagaaagaacctAAGTCACCTGAAAACCAGCTAAACGACAGAAAGGAAGGAAAGTAACATAAAATTTCCTCACCAAGAACACCTACCTGGTGATCTCGGATCCCAGCACGTAAAGCAGAAGTTGCAGATTCGGCGGCAGAATATTCCGCCGGAGAATTCTCCGGCCAAGTGAGCAGATCTGCTGTAGATGTGTGAGGCTTCCTCACCGGAGTAGTTCTCtccatttttttactttcttcaGCTCAAATTCTCAGAttttcaaattgaaaatgaGGAACACAAGCGAGATTACTCTCAAAACAGTGTTCTAGAGATTTTTCTTGCGCCGCCTCTATCTCACTCCTTCTCTGTGACTGTGAATCAATTTTACGCTTTTGATGTGTAGCTCTGTGAGTAGAAATGGAGAGAAATAGTGAAATACAGAAGGCACCTTCGCTCTGGTTCTgcgttttctctctcttcaagcgCTATAAAGCTCTAAATTCTGGAAATGACGTGGCTGTCCTCTCTCACTTCCTCACTCAATATATATCCCATAGTCCCAAattttaaactttaaatttgAATGAATGGTCCACAGCCAAAGATATAGACGCTAGCTAGAAATCACTATTCTGGAATCTTCTGAAGTTGGAAATGATAAAGTACGACACATTTTAGTGTAGTATGATACATCTCCTTTAAAAATCGTTGGATTGATATATCGAATACTATTTCAAAACGTATCACAAAATATTCTAAAATATGGTTTTTGGTAGAGAGTCTATAGGTTTTTACTGTTAAATATATGTACTCTATCAGAGCTTATTTCGTATTAAATGGGTGAAGTAACGGGCAGGTGCCAGTCTCTAGAAAGGAATTGACCGGCATCTCTTCACCAATGGAATTTGCTAAACCGTACCGTCGTCGAGTCAACTTATATCgacaaagaaattaaaaaatggaaaacttaTTACGAAACTAATTTACTAAGATACCCCTTATTAGTTAGCATAACATTCATTATAAACCCGTCGAAATGCTAAATATATTGGGGGCACTTTCGTCATGTGAACGATTAATTCAAGATGGAATTATCCGTTAAACAAATTTGCTAATCACTGCAGGCTTGCGGTTCGCCCCATATTGCGGAGCACCTTTttttttcgaaaaaaaaaatgaattaccaaaaagccctttgTTGTGGACACCAAACAAGAAGAATCACGGTCCGACTGTGGGATAGTAGAGTGGTTCAGACCTGTAGGCTGAGTGAACCACAACTTATAATGGTTGGGATGGGCTAAACACATCATGACCCATTTTCTCAGGGCTGGCCACACGATAGGTATAAATCATTACATTTACATCATATGGGTGGTCCATTGAGCAAGTTTTTGGTTCTATGGTTATAATTCTAAAACAAAGGGACTGCACAAGTAACTTTCACAACTAGGTCTTATCATTTCGAAATATAACAAACAATCATtcacttttttatttggttggtGGAGAGAGAACGCGGCTTGGTTGCGTGGCCTTGTGCCAGTAAAAGGGTCAATGGGAGCACATGTCAAGCATCCAACATAGGGACGGGATGGTCATTTTCTCCACCCCCTATGTCTAGGTGTAGGAGCATTCGATCAAAcagcgttctttttccttttttctaagttttctttcaccctcAGGTGaatagagaatctcttcattcaAGGTGATTTGATGCTTTGATTGGACTCTTGGAATAAACTATTTCGCATGCTCATGTCTGGACTCCGGACGCAAGAGTCATACAACTAAGccacgttctttttccctaaatataATCATTAACTCTTATCTCTTTTGTTGACGATCGAAGTACTTTTTCTCAATCCAGTTAGAGGATCTAATCTATGGCAAAAGACTATTAAGCGGTTCTCTTTCacatgggtgaagggaaactcagtCATTTCTGTATTATCTTGTTacaaggttttttttgtttcttttttgtttgacGGTGTGGAGGAAGGGGTAATTAGTTCTCTAAGATATGATAAGatttaggggaaaaaaatctaagaataaataattttt
The sequence above is a segment of the Telopea speciosissima isolate NSW1024214 ecotype Mountain lineage chromosome 7, Tspe_v1, whole genome shotgun sequence genome. Coding sequences within it:
- the LOC122669033 gene encoding uncharacterized protein LOC122669033 isoform X2, whose translation is MERTTPVRKPHTSTADLLTWPENSPAEYSAAESATSALRAGIRDHQPSSRISKVLSGGQVTDEEAESLNKRKPCSGSKWKEMTGSGIFAADGENGDADSGSANPTLSSNRAGLQHYQQAVRGISQISFGTEESVSPKKPTSLPEVAKQRELSGTLESELDAKMKKQLSDAKCKELSGHDIFGPPPETPPRPLAARSVEQKESMDMGEPAPRNPAGGQSNLMFSEETVMKTAKKIHNQKFQELSGNDIFKGDAPPGSAEKSLSTAKLREMSGSDIFADGKAANRDYLGGVRKPPGGESSIALV
- the LOC122669033 gene encoding uncharacterized protein LOC122669033 isoform X1, encoding MERTTPVRKPHTSTADLLTWPENSPAEYSAAESATSALRAGIRDHQPSSRISKVLSGGQVTDEEAESLNKRKPCSGSKWKEMTGSGIFAADGENGDADSGSANPTLSSNRAGLQHYQQAVRGISQISFGTEESVSPKKPTSLPEVAKQRELSGTLESELDAKMKKQLSDAKCKELSGHDIFGPPPETPPRPLAARSVEQKESMDMGEPAPRNLRTSVKVSNPAGGQSNLMFSEETVMKTAKKIHNQKFQELSGNDIFKGDAPPGSAEKSLSTAKLREMSGSDIFADGKAANRDYLGGVRKPPGGESSIALV